The following DNA comes from Notolabrus celidotus isolate fNotCel1 chromosome 12, fNotCel1.pri, whole genome shotgun sequence.
ACAGCCACACTGACAGCAAGAGGAGAAGAGCCACTTTTCCCCCGCTGCACTCCTCTAGCTCTGAGCCCAGAGGCTCCAAAACCTTTTCCCAACCACTGCGGCTTGAACACAGCCTGACTCGGGCTCTTTGAGTCAAAGGTGGGGCAGCGGATGCCGGTGCAGACCTGTGGCTGCTCTGGGATGGAAGCAGTTGGCTCTTTAACaatttcttctctttcctcagGAGAAGGCTTTTGTTCTTCTTGCTTCTCTGACTCAACAGAGGAGACTTTAGCTTGGCAGACATCTGTTTCAGTTGGTAGAGGAGGCTCAGCAGGAGACTCTGGTTCAACAGTGATCGAGGGAAGGGCATAAAGGTGATCCACACCATCACTGGGTGGCTCCACTTCCCCACATTGCACTGGAGATAATGCACCATCACAGTGCACCTCAGCAAAGACCTGGGTTGAGGTTGCTCCCTCATGGCAAGTTATCAGGCTCATGCTCAGTCTCTTGTGAAGAGGAGACTCTTTTGCTTCTTCAGCCTCCTCTAGGCTAAAGTCTGCCTCAGTTTCTACCTCTACCTCCACCTGTGGCTCATTGAGATGCACAAAGGGGCTGCAAACATCAGCACTTTGGAGAGTGGGGATTTCAGGAGTGGAAAGAAGGTTAGCGTGTTCAGCCAGGGAGCTGAAGACAAGGGAGGGCTTAGGGGTCAAGAGTGGCTCAGTGGAAGCCAGCTCCTCactctccacctcttcctccacTGAATCACTGAAGCCCTTTTGAGGGGCTTCAGGGGCTCTGCCTTCAACCTCATTATGGAAAAGCATGCCCAGGCGGCGAGCAAAGGATCCAACTGTCACTAGAGGggcaaacagaaaaacatcatgTTATTGAGGGTTTTGCAAGTGAGAGGAGCTAAGCTGAAGATGATTCTTTATCAGATAGTCACCTCTCATAACGTCTCTGGCAGGTGTGCGGGAGATGCCGACAGATGGTGAGCGGGGATCGGTGAATGCCTGTGGACGCTCACTTTTAACTTCGGCAACAGCTTTAGACACAGGCCCAGAAACCTAAGAAAAATATAAGGTATGGTTACACAAGTTTTAGGGTTTCCCTTCCACAGCTAACAATATCTAGGGTGACTTTTTAAGCTGTCACATACCTGAATGGGTGTGCGATCAATTCCTGTTGAAGGGGAGCGTGGATCCAGTTGAAGGATTCTATTGTTTTTGATAGCTGACTCTGGTTTAATTGGTGCAGACTCAGCTAACTTGCTCTCACTGGATCCCATGATGCTTATTAAAGGTTGACTGCAGCATAGGAATAGAAGAAAACAATGGggtgcagttttttttacttgaatgaATATCAAAAAGCAATGCAAAACACATTATTAGCATCTTAACATAAATCATAGAAAAGGAACGCatatattgataaataaatcacaaaacTCGGATCATACTTTGAAAAGTGTAGAGTCATATAGCCACAATAATCTACAAACAAAATTAGACTGAAAGgtataaaaatacatttgagaAAACTCAGTGGATTATCTTACCTAATGAATGCATGAGTATGTAATCTATTTTTACCCAGTTGCAAAATATTATATTTCAACCTCGTGTGCCTGTTGATATGTAATCTGATTAAAAACTACTTCAAGTATTTCATGTTTACATTCAAATGTTTTAGCATTGTAGAAAGCAACAGTGGTGGAAGTAGTGGTAAGTTAACAGGATAGCTCAGCCAGTGATAGTCAGCGTGTGGCTTTCTTTCGTTAAAATCAGGTAAAGTTATAAGGTTGTGATAATAAGTTTTCACAGTCTAAATGACGCAGACTACGTTAACGTACAACAACACAGTTGTACAACAGTTTCATGTGCAGGCTATTGTCTAGCTTACCTTATAAAGGACGAAGGCTGAGGGTCAGACGTGCTGCTAGATCTCTTTTCACTATTCAAAACTTGTGATACACAAGGAAATCACACgagtttttaaaacatttaaatggcGGTGTTGCgtgcttgttatttttgaacTAACCAATCAGCGTCCGCTTCCGCTCTGCTACCCCTGCGCTGATTGGCTGAGAGCTCGGCGTTCTGGAACAGGGCGTGGCCTTTAGTTGATAACGCATTTGAAAGTAGAAATGAAATGCATGCTTTGTTTGAAACGCTTAAATGTAACGTTAGAGCTGTCCTTCTGAAACATGCCACTCCCAAAGACACGAGACCCAAGTAAATAACGGATTTCAAGTTGGGACAATTCTAAGACCAACG
Coding sequences within:
- the cdca3 gene encoding cell division cycle-associated protein 3; translation: MGSSESKLAESAPIKPESAIKNNRILQLDPRSPSTGIDRTPIQVSGPVSKAVAEVKSERPQAFTDPRSPSVGISRTPARDVMRVTVGSFARRLGMLFHNEVEGRAPEAPQKGFSDSVEEEVESEELASTEPLLTPKPSLVFSSLAEHANLLSTPEIPTLQSADVCSPFVHLNEPQVEVEVETEADFSLEEAEEAKESPLHKRLSMSLITCHEGATSTQVFAEVHCDGALSPVQCGEVEPPSDGVDHLYALPSITVEPESPAEPPLPTETDVCQAKVSSVESEKQEEQKPSPEEREEIVKEPTASIPEQPQVCTGIRCPTFDSKSPSQAVFKPQWLGKGFGASGLRARGVQRGKSGSSPLAVSVAVKNVSKENKRLSGKLKQKGTEGRSPLQILKTTNSPRSHHQMKLKVSTPDKQRLGQVDRRVLAVCLDKENR